Proteins from one Mycobacterium sp. SMC-2 genomic window:
- a CDS encoding sensor domain-containing protein: MPLFISYSSQDRVTVDALTTALRRGQQQVWFDQELGGGESWWNKILEQIRSCDVFIVALSNNWLQSKPSQTELRYARALNRPILPVRIGDIDSMRVNPLASLQIIDYREPTVDAGIQLVTAVHALQSKPVPLPDPLPDEPPVPFGYITRLGNTLAEKELSPQQQTQLLIELRQGLDEDGDDPSARGDIAQLLRMLRLRHDVTYRTRTEIDNILAEIEAKGGSPTGADSSKAPAAAAQPAAAAPPGGPSARPAAPEPAGGSNKRLLIISGAAVAVIAAIAIVVVLTMQGGKTKPAPTAGGNLDSAAPGVPAAGSATSKLDSYLLGPADIGAVVGDPNLVVSEKAAQLRNLRATLSIPDCKGAYEPIEEAAYKGAEGYTAVSGQAVHTAGENPPHRVYEAVAEFSSPERAAAFVRASADKWKACAGQAVTVSFNGKSSGWTFGEVTGTAPKIFQPRTQADGTRICHHAMHAVSSVVVDLLLCGPDAETGQAGKLAGQIAARVSQ, from the coding sequence ATGCCGCTGTTCATCAGCTACTCGAGCCAAGACAGGGTGACGGTCGACGCCCTGACGACCGCACTTCGGCGCGGACAGCAACAGGTTTGGTTCGACCAAGAGCTCGGTGGCGGCGAATCGTGGTGGAACAAGATCCTCGAACAGATCCGCTCGTGCGACGTGTTCATCGTGGCGCTATCCAACAACTGGCTGCAGTCGAAGCCCAGCCAGACCGAGTTGCGTTACGCGAGGGCGCTGAACCGGCCGATCCTTCCCGTTCGGATCGGCGACATCGACAGCATGCGCGTGAATCCCCTTGCCTCGTTGCAGATCATCGACTACCGGGAGCCGACCGTCGACGCCGGCATCCAACTCGTGACCGCGGTACACGCGCTGCAAAGCAAGCCGGTGCCGCTGCCCGACCCGCTGCCCGACGAGCCGCCGGTGCCGTTCGGCTACATCACCCGGCTGGGCAACACCCTCGCCGAAAAGGAGCTCAGCCCCCAGCAGCAGACCCAGCTTCTGATCGAGCTGAGGCAGGGACTCGACGAGGACGGCGACGACCCCAGCGCTCGCGGCGACATCGCCCAGCTGCTGCGCATGCTGCGCCTGCGTCACGACGTCACCTACCGGACCCGCACCGAAATCGACAACATCCTGGCCGAGATCGAGGCCAAGGGCGGTTCGCCGACGGGCGCGGACTCCAGCAAGGCACCGGCGGCCGCAGCGCAGCCCGCCGCCGCGGCACCACCCGGCGGCCCGTCGGCCAGGCCCGCCGCGCCGGAGCCCGCGGGCGGATCCAACAAGCGGCTGCTCATCATCAGCGGCGCCGCCGTGGCGGTCATCGCCGCAATCGCGATCGTCGTCGTCCTCACCATGCAGGGCGGCAAGACCAAGCCGGCCCCGACAGCTGGCGGCAACCTCGATTCGGCGGCACCCGGGGTGCCGGCCGCCGGGAGTGCCACCTCGAAGCTCGACTCGTATCTGCTCGGTCCCGCCGATATCGGCGCCGTCGTGGGCGACCCCAACCTGGTGGTCTCCGAGAAAGCCGCACAGTTGCGCAACTTGAGGGCGACGCTCTCCATCCCCGACTGCAAGGGCGCGTACGAACCCATCGAGGAAGCGGCCTACAAGGGGGCGGAGGGCTACACCGCGGTGAGCGGGCAGGCCGTGCACACCGCTGGCGAGAACCCGCCGCACCGGGTCTACGAAGCGGTCGCGGAGTTCTCGTCGCCCGAGAGGGCCGCCGCATTCGTGCGGGCATCCGCGGACAAGTGGAAGGCGTGCGCCGGGCAGGCAGTCACGGTGAGCTTCAACGGCAAGAGCAGCGGGTGGACGTTCGGTGAGGTCACCGGAACCGCGCCGAAGATCTTTCAGCCGCGGACGCAAGCGGACGGAACCCGGATCTGCCACCACGCGATGCACGCGGTGTCCAGCGTGGTCGTCGACTTGTTGCTGTGCGGCCCCGACGCCGAGACCGGTCAGGCGGGCAAACTCGCCGGGCAGATCGCCGCGAGGGTGAGCCAGTAA
- a CDS encoding aminodeoxychorismate lyase, producing the protein MAGRTGVIVTLDGEIHPPDAPLLHADDLAVVRGDGIFETLLVRDGRPCLVESHLQRLTQSAKLMDLPEPDLPNWRGAIDVATRQWVAGTADEGAMRLIYSRGRESGTAPTTYVMVTAVPERVTAVRREGLAAVTLDRGLPALGTDAMPWLLAGAKTLSYAVNMAALRHAARQGAGDVIFVSSDGYILEGPRSTVVIATEAETETGGNLCLLTPPPWYPILRGTTQQALFEVARDKGYDCDYRALRVADLVAAQGIWLVSSMTLAARVHTLDGRPLPRSPLAAEFSALVDSAIVSDR; encoded by the coding sequence ATGGCAGGCCGGACGGGTGTAATCGTCACGCTGGACGGCGAGATTCACCCGCCGGATGCCCCCCTGCTGCACGCCGACGACCTGGCCGTGGTTCGCGGCGACGGCATCTTCGAGACGCTGTTGGTCCGCGACGGCCGGCCGTGTCTCGTCGAGTCCCATCTGCAGCGCCTGACCCAGTCGGCCAAGCTGATGGATCTGCCCGAGCCCGACCTGCCCAACTGGCGCGGTGCGATCGACGTGGCCACCCGGCAGTGGGTGGCGGGCACCGCGGACGAAGGCGCGATGCGGCTGATCTACAGCCGAGGCCGGGAAAGCGGCACGGCGCCAACCACCTATGTGATGGTCACCGCCGTTCCCGAACGAGTGACAGCGGTTCGGCGCGAGGGGCTGGCCGCGGTGACGTTGGACCGCGGACTGCCCGCTCTTGGCACCGACGCGATGCCGTGGCTGCTGGCCGGCGCCAAGACGCTGTCCTACGCGGTCAACATGGCCGCCCTGCGGCACGCCGCCCGCCAAGGCGCCGGTGACGTCATCTTCGTCAGCTCGGACGGCTACATCCTGGAAGGCCCCCGTTCGACGGTGGTGATCGCGACCGAGGCCGAAACAGAAACAGGCGGGAATCTGTGCCTGTTGACGCCGCCGCCGTGGTACCCGATTTTGCGCGGCACCACGCAGCAGGCGCTCTTTGAGGTGGCGCGGGACAAAGGGTACGACTGCGACTACCGCGCGTTGCGGGTTGCCGATCTGGTTGCCGCGCAAGGAATCTGGCTGGTCTCGAGTATGACGTTGGCCGCCCGCGTGCACACGCTCGACGGTCGCCCACTGCCTCGGTCCCCGTTGGCCGCCGAGTTCTCCGCGTTGGTCGACTCGGCGATCGTCAGCGATCGCTAA
- a CDS encoding folate-binding protein YgfZ, translating to MTAVPAPDAGPDAGAVWHYGDPLGEQRAAETGAVVVDRSHRAVLTLTGSDRQKWLHSISTQHVSDLPDGATTQNLSLDGQGRVEDHWIQTELGGTTYLDTEPWRGEPLLDYLRKMVFWSDVTVAAADIAVLSLLGPRLADRAVLDALGLDALPTELTAVPVAGGGFVRRMAGAPAGQIELDLLVPREKSAGWQKSLEEAGVRPAGVWAYEAHRVAALRPRLGVDTDERTIPHEVGWIGAAVHLDKGCYRGQETVARVHNLGRPPRMLVLLHLDGSVERPSTGDPVLAGGRAVGRLGTVVDHVDLGPVALALLKRGVPADTELATGPQASVAAVIDADSVPATEHVGAGRLAVERLRDGAR from the coding sequence ATGACTGCAGTACCCGCACCCGATGCCGGACCCGACGCGGGCGCCGTCTGGCACTACGGCGATCCCCTGGGCGAACAGCGCGCGGCCGAAACCGGTGCGGTCGTGGTGGACCGCTCCCACCGCGCGGTGCTGACGCTGACCGGTAGCGATCGCCAGAAGTGGCTGCACAGCATCTCCACCCAACACGTCAGCGATCTCCCCGACGGCGCTACCACGCAGAACCTCAGCCTCGACGGCCAGGGCCGCGTCGAGGATCACTGGATCCAAACCGAACTTGGCGGCACCACCTACCTCGATACCGAACCGTGGCGGGGCGAACCGCTGCTGGACTACCTGCGCAAGATGGTCTTCTGGTCCGACGTCACCGTGGCTGCCGCCGACATCGCGGTGCTCTCGCTCTTAGGTCCGCGACTGGCCGACCGGGCGGTGCTCGACGCGCTCGGCCTGGACGCCCTGCCGACCGAGCTGACCGCGGTCCCGGTCGCCGGCGGCGGCTTCGTGCGCCGGATGGCCGGCGCCCCCGCCGGGCAGATCGAGCTGGATCTGCTGGTCCCGCGCGAAAAGTCCGCCGGCTGGCAGAAAAGTCTGGAGGAGGCGGGAGTGCGACCCGCGGGCGTCTGGGCCTACGAGGCCCACCGGGTGGCGGCGCTGCGCCCGCGACTGGGCGTCGACACCGATGAGCGCACGATTCCGCACGAAGTGGGGTGGATCGGTGCTGCCGTCCACCTGGACAAGGGCTGTTACCGGGGGCAAGAGACCGTCGCGCGGGTGCACAACCTCGGGAGGCCGCCCCGGATGCTGGTGTTGTTGCACCTCGACGGCTCGGTGGAGCGTCCCTCGACCGGTGACCCCGTGCTCGCCGGCGGTCGCGCCGTCGGCCGACTGGGCACCGTGGTGGATCACGTGGATCTCGGGCCGGTGGCCCTCGCGCTGCTCAAGCGCGGGGTGCCGGCCGACACCGAGCTGGCGACCGGCCCGCAGGCCTCGGTGGCCGCGGTCATCGACGCCGATTCGGTGCCGGCCACGGAACACGTCGGTGCCGGACGACTGGCCGTTGAACGGTTGCGCGACGGTGCGAGATAA
- a CDS encoding CPBP family intramembrane glutamic endopeptidase, translated as MSRSDRILVGQCGFHRVRAFSLAAALIGWSFVGPRLPTGWRVALQAGASGLLVVVTRAQLGFYPPRLWAGLRLGSAAGAVAAGAIAATTAVPVVRTSMAGREPTGSVPGWLLIRIPLGTVWAEEAAFRAALAAAASDALGRSGGRLLQAASFGLSHLADARAAGEPALGTVLVTGAAGWLFGWLADRSGSLAAPMLVHLAINEAGAIAALSVQRHGLMV; from the coding sequence ATGAGCCGGAGCGATCGAATCCTGGTGGGCCAGTGCGGTTTCCACCGGGTTCGTGCGTTTTCGTTGGCCGCCGCACTGATTGGCTGGAGCTTCGTCGGCCCGCGACTGCCCACGGGATGGCGGGTCGCGCTGCAGGCCGGTGCGAGCGGGCTGCTGGTCGTTGTGACACGGGCACAGCTGGGGTTTTATCCGCCGCGGCTGTGGGCGGGGCTGCGGCTGGGGTCGGCGGCCGGCGCGGTGGCGGCGGGCGCGATTGCCGCGACGACGGCGGTGCCGGTGGTCCGAACATCCATGGCGGGCCGCGAGCCAACCGGGTCGGTGCCTGGCTGGCTGCTGATACGCATCCCGCTCGGGACGGTCTGGGCGGAGGAGGCCGCGTTCCGCGCGGCGCTGGCCGCCGCCGCTTCGGATGCGCTCGGCAGGTCCGGTGGAAGGTTGTTGCAAGCGGCAAGCTTTGGGCTCTCCCACCTCGCGGACGCGCGGGCGGCCGGCGAGCCGGCGCTGGGCACGGTGCTGGTGACGGGCGCGGCGGGCTGGCTATTCGGTTGGCTCGCAGACCGTTCCGGCAGCCTCGCCGCTCCCATGTTGGTGCACTTGGCCATCAACGAGGCCGGCGCGATCGCTGCGCTTAGCGTGCAGCGTCACGGGTTGATGGTGTAG
- a CDS encoding sterol carrier family protein — protein sequence MAARQKADPAKTRQAVLAVVDWLRDGSRPAPDRESLGAAVRLTARTLAAVAPGASVEVRVPPFAAVQCIAGPRHTRGTPPNVVETDPRTWLLLVTGMLSFPEAKGAGGVSLSGSRAGEIEHCLPLFDVS from the coding sequence ATGGCCGCCCGTCAAAAGGCCGATCCGGCAAAGACTCGGCAGGCCGTGTTGGCCGTCGTGGACTGGTTGCGGGACGGATCCCGGCCGGCCCCCGACCGCGAGAGCCTCGGCGCCGCCGTCCGGCTCACAGCCCGCACCCTGGCGGCGGTGGCGCCCGGCGCCAGCGTCGAGGTGCGGGTCCCGCCCTTCGCCGCGGTCCAGTGCATCGCCGGGCCCAGGCACACCCGCGGCACGCCGCCCAACGTGGTGGAGACCGATCCGCGCACGTGGCTGCTGCTGGTGACGGGGATGTTGTCGTTTCCAGAGGCGAAAGGCGCCGGTGGGGTGAGCCTTTCCGGCTCTCGGGCCGGTGAGATCGAACACTGTCTGCCCCTGTTCGATGTCAGCTGA
- the purF gene encoding amidophosphoribosyltransferase, with protein MTVGEPEQDLNSPREECGVFGVWAPGEDVAKLTYYGLYALQHRGQEAAGIAVADGSQVLVFKDLGLVSQVFDEQTLAAMPGHVAIGHCRYSTTGDTTWENAQPVFRNTAAGTGVALGHNGNLVNTAELAARARDAGLIARRCPAPATTDSDILGALLAHGAADSTLEQAALDLLPTVRGAFCLTFMDENTLYACRDPHGVRPLSLGRLDRGWVVASETAALDIVGASFVRDIEPGELLAIDADGVRSTRFANPTPKGCVFEYVYLARPDSTLAGRSVHATRVEIGRRLARECPVDADLVIGVPESGTPAAVGYAQESGIPYGQGLMKNAYVGRTFIQPSQTIRQLGIRLKLNPLKEVIRGKRLIVVDDSIVRGNTQRALLRMLREAGAVEVHVRIASPPVKWPCFYGIDFPSPAELIANAVQDKEEMLEAVRHAIGADTLGYISLRGLVAASEQPASRLCTACFDGKYPIELPEETALGKNVIEHMLTNAARGAGLDDLAPDEVPIVH; from the coding sequence GTGACCGTCGGAGAACCCGAGCAGGACCTGAACTCGCCCCGTGAAGAATGTGGTGTCTTTGGGGTTTGGGCCCCTGGCGAGGACGTCGCAAAACTCACCTATTACGGCTTGTACGCCCTGCAGCATCGTGGGCAGGAAGCCGCGGGCATTGCCGTCGCCGATGGATCGCAGGTTCTCGTCTTCAAAGACCTGGGCCTGGTCAGTCAGGTGTTCGACGAGCAGACCCTCGCGGCGATGCCGGGCCACGTCGCCATCGGGCATTGCCGCTACTCCACCACGGGCGACACGACGTGGGAGAACGCGCAGCCGGTGTTCCGCAACACCGCCGCCGGCACCGGCGTTGCTTTGGGGCACAACGGAAATCTGGTCAACACCGCCGAACTTGCCGCCCGCGCCCGCGACGCGGGGCTGATCGCCCGGCGCTGTCCCGCCCCCGCGACGACGGACTCCGACATCCTGGGCGCGCTGCTGGCCCACGGCGCCGCCGATTCCACCCTAGAGCAGGCGGCGCTGGACCTGCTGCCAACCGTGCGCGGCGCGTTCTGCCTGACGTTCATGGACGAGAACACCCTGTATGCGTGCCGCGATCCGCATGGGGTGCGGCCACTTTCGCTCGGACGACTGGATCGTGGCTGGGTGGTGGCCTCCGAAACGGCCGCCCTCGACATCGTCGGCGCCTCGTTCGTGCGCGATATCGAGCCGGGAGAGCTGCTGGCGATCGACGCCGACGGGGTGCGCTCCACGCGTTTCGCCAATCCGACGCCCAAAGGGTGCGTCTTCGAATACGTCTACCTGGCCCGCCCGGACAGCACGCTCGCCGGCCGGTCCGTGCACGCCACCCGGGTGGAGATCGGTCGCCGCCTGGCCCGCGAATGCCCGGTCGACGCGGACCTCGTGATCGGTGTGCCGGAGTCGGGCACGCCCGCCGCGGTCGGATACGCCCAGGAGTCCGGCATTCCGTACGGGCAGGGCCTGATGAAGAATGCCTACGTCGGGCGCACGTTCATCCAGCCGTCCCAGACCATCCGGCAGCTCGGTATCCGGCTGAAGCTCAACCCGCTCAAAGAGGTGATCCGCGGAAAGCGGCTCATCGTCGTCGACGACTCGATCGTGCGCGGCAACACCCAGCGCGCCCTGTTGCGCATGCTGCGCGAGGCCGGCGCCGTCGAAGTCCACGTGCGTATCGCATCGCCGCCGGTGAAATGGCCCTGCTTCTACGGCATCGACTTCCCGTCGCCGGCGGAGTTGATCGCCAACGCCGTGCAAGACAAAGAGGAAATGCTGGAAGCGGTACGGCACGCCATCGGCGCCGACACCTTGGGCTACATCTCGCTGCGCGGCCTGGTCGCGGCGTCCGAGCAGCCCGCGTCGCGGCTCTGCACCGCGTGCTTCGACGGCAAGTACCCGATCGAACTGCCCGAGGAGACGGCCCTGGGTAAGAACGTCATCGAGCACATGCTCACCAACGCCGCGCGCGGAGCCGGGCTCGACGACCTCGCCCCCGACGAAGTGCCGATCGTCCACTGA
- a CDS encoding DUF3073 domain-containing protein, translating into MGRGRAKAKQTKVARELKYSSPQTDFQRLQRELSGTGADDSSGLEDDGVDDSWDDNDDWRR; encoded by the coding sequence ATGGGCCGCGGCCGGGCTAAGGCAAAGCAGACCAAGGTTGCTCGAGAACTCAAATACAGTTCCCCGCAGACCGACTTTCAGCGGCTTCAGCGCGAGCTGTCAGGTACGGGTGCCGACGATTCGTCCGGGCTGGAGGACGACGGCGTCGATGACTCCTGGGACGACAACGACGACTGGCGTCGCTGA
- a CDS encoding FABP family protein: MTSDEPSSPAGSGDRAVAAAAERAKLTAGRNIPAFDDLPLPADTANLREGANLHDALLALLPLVGVWRGVGEGHAHDGDYRFGQQIVVSHDGGDYLNWESRSWRLSETGDYQERGLRETGFWRFVSDPDDPSESQAIELLLAHSAGYVELFYGRPRTQSSWELVTDALARSRSGVLVGGAKRLYGIVEGGDLAYVEERVDADGGLVPHLSARLSRYVG; the protein is encoded by the coding sequence GTGACTTCCGACGAGCCATCGAGCCCGGCGGGCTCCGGCGATCGCGCGGTGGCCGCCGCCGCCGAACGCGCCAAGCTGACCGCTGGCCGCAACATTCCCGCCTTCGACGATCTTCCGCTTCCTGCCGACACCGCCAACCTGCGTGAAGGCGCCAACCTGCACGACGCTTTGCTGGCGTTGCTGCCGCTGGTCGGTGTGTGGCGCGGAGTAGGCGAGGGCCACGCCCATGACGGGGATTACCGATTCGGCCAGCAGATCGTGGTCTCGCACGACGGGGGCGATTATCTGAATTGGGAGTCCCGCTCGTGGCGGCTCAGCGAGACGGGCGACTACCAGGAACGCGGCTTGCGCGAGACGGGCTTCTGGCGCTTTGTCAGCGATCCCGACGACCCCAGCGAATCTCAGGCGATCGAATTGCTGTTGGCCCATTCGGCCGGTTACGTCGAGCTGTTCTACGGACGGCCGCGCACCCAGTCGTCGTGGGAGCTGGTGACCGATGCGCTGGCCCGCAGCCGATCCGGGGTGCTGGTCGGTGGCGCCAAACGGCTCTACGGCATCGTCGAGGGTGGCGACCTGGCCTACGTCGAGGAACGGGTGGATGCCGACGGCGGCCTGGTGCCGCACCTTTCGGCGCGGCTTTCGCGGTACGTCGGATAG
- the purM gene encoding phosphoribosylformylglycinamidine cyclo-ligase has protein sequence MTDPGKRPGRNPGSITYASAGVDIEAGDRAVEMFKPLATRATRPEVRGGLGGFAGLFALRNDYREPLLAASTDGVGTKLAVAQAMDKHDTVGLDLVAMVVDDLVVCGAEPLFLQDYIAVGRTVPERLSAIVAGIAEGCVRAGCALLGGETAEHPGLMEPDHYDISATGVGVVEADDVLGPDRVKPGDTIIAMGSSGLHSNGYSLARAVLLEIDRMNLAGYVEEFGRTLGEELLEPTRIYAKDCLALTAETHVRTFCHVTGGGLAGNLERVIPHGLVGEIDRGTWTPAPVFAMIAQRGRVTRQEMEKTFNMGVGMVAVVAPEDTDRALAILTARHLDCWVLGTVCKGGKEGPRAKLVGQHPRF, from the coding sequence ATGACGGATCCCGGAAAACGCCCCGGACGCAACCCGGGCAGCATCACCTACGCGTCGGCCGGGGTGGATATCGAGGCCGGTGACCGCGCCGTCGAAATGTTCAAGCCGCTGGCGACAAGGGCCACCAGGCCCGAGGTGCGGGGCGGTCTGGGCGGGTTCGCGGGGTTGTTCGCCTTGCGCAACGACTACCGCGAACCGCTGCTCGCGGCGTCCACCGACGGCGTGGGAACCAAGCTGGCGGTCGCCCAGGCGATGGACAAGCACGACACCGTCGGCCTGGACCTGGTCGCGATGGTCGTCGACGACCTCGTGGTCTGCGGCGCCGAGCCGCTGTTCCTGCAGGACTACATCGCGGTGGGCCGGACGGTGCCCGAACGCCTCAGCGCGATCGTGGCGGGTATCGCCGAGGGTTGCGTGCGCGCCGGCTGCGCTCTGCTGGGGGGCGAAACCGCCGAACACCCCGGTCTGATGGAACCGGACCACTACGACATTTCGGCGACCGGTGTCGGCGTCGTCGAGGCCGACGACGTGTTGGGTCCCGATCGCGTCAAACCCGGCGACACCATCATCGCGATGGGCTCCTCGGGCCTGCATTCCAACGGGTACTCGTTGGCCCGGGCGGTGCTGCTGGAAATCGACCGGATGAACCTGGCCGGTTATGTCGAGGAGTTCGGCCGCACCCTGGGTGAAGAGCTGTTGGAACCCACTCGGATCTATGCCAAAGACTGCCTGGCGTTGACCGCCGAAACCCATGTCCGCACGTTCTGCCATGTCACCGGCGGCGGGCTGGCCGGCAACCTGGAACGCGTCATCCCGCACGGCTTGGTCGGCGAAATCGACCGCGGCACATGGACGCCCGCACCGGTTTTCGCCATGATCGCCCAGCGCGGTCGGGTAACGCGGCAGGAGATGGAGAAAACGTTCAACATGGGCGTGGGCATGGTCGCCGTCGTCGCGCCCGAGGACACCGACCGCGCCCTGGCCATTTTGACGGCCCGACACTTGGACTGCTGGGTGCTGGGGACCGTCTGCAAAGGCGGTAAAGAGGGCCCGCGGGCAAAGCTCGTCGGGCAGCACCCGAGATTTTAG
- a CDS encoding sulfurtransferase — protein sequence MARSDVLVSADWAESNLDAPGVVFVEVDEDTSAYDTGHIPGAIRLDWRSDLQDPVKRDFVDAQQFSKLLSERGVANDDTVILYGGNNNWFAAYAYWYFKLYGHADVKLLDGGRKKWELDGRTLSRDIVSRPATSYTAAAPDNSIRAFRDEVIAAINTKNLVDVRSPDEFSGKILAPAHLPQEQSQRPGHIPGAINVPWSKAANEDGTFKSDEELAKLYADAGLDGSKETIAYCRIGERSSHTWFVLRELLGHKNVKNYDGSWTEYGSLVGAPIELGS from the coding sequence ATGGCACGCTCCGACGTCCTGGTCTCCGCGGACTGGGCCGAGAGCAATCTCGACGCCCCCGGTGTCGTCTTCGTCGAAGTCGACGAAGACACCAGCGCATACGACACCGGCCACATCCCCGGCGCGATCAGGCTGGACTGGCGTTCCGATCTGCAGGACCCGGTCAAGCGCGACTTCGTCGACGCGCAGCAATTCTCGAAACTGCTCAGCGAACGCGGCGTCGCCAATGACGACACCGTGATCCTCTACGGCGGCAACAACAACTGGTTCGCCGCCTACGCCTACTGGTACTTCAAGCTGTACGGCCACGCCGACGTCAAGCTGCTCGACGGCGGCCGCAAGAAGTGGGAGCTCGACGGGCGCACGCTGTCCCGCGACATCGTGAGCAGGCCGGCGACCTCATACACCGCCGCCGCGCCGGACAACAGCATCCGGGCGTTCCGCGACGAGGTCATCGCGGCCATCAACACCAAGAACCTGGTCGACGTGCGTTCGCCCGACGAGTTCTCGGGCAAGATCCTGGCGCCGGCGCACCTGCCGCAGGAGCAGAGCCAGCGGCCCGGCCACATTCCCGGGGCGATCAACGTGCCGTGGAGCAAGGCCGCCAACGAGGACGGCACCTTCAAATCCGACGAGGAGCTGGCCAAGCTGTACGCCGATGCCGGGCTGGACGGCTCCAAGGAAACGATCGCGTACTGCCGAATCGGGGAGCGGTCGTCGCACACCTGGTTCGTGCTCCGGGAATTACTCGGCCACAAAAACGTCAAGAACTACGACGGAAGTTGGACGGAATACGGCTCCCTGGTGGGCGCCCCGATTGAGTTGGGAAGCTGA
- a CDS encoding DUF1416 domain-containing protein — protein sequence MCSAPKQGVTLPASVDLEKETVITGRVVDRDGQAVGGAFVRLLDSSDEFTAEVVASATGDFRFFAAPGSWTLRALSAAGNGNAVVAPSGAGIHEVDVKIA from the coding sequence ATGTGCTCTGCCCCGAAACAAGGCGTGACGTTGCCCGCCAGCGTCGACCTGGAGAAGGAAACGGTGATCACCGGCCGCGTCGTGGACCGCGACGGGCAGGCGGTGGGCGGCGCGTTCGTCCGCCTGCTCGACTCGTCGGACGAGTTCACCGCCGAGGTCGTCGCGTCGGCCACGGGCGACTTCCGGTTCTTCGCGGCGCCCGGGTCCTGGACACTGCGCGCGCTGTCGGCGGCCGGTAACGGGAACGCCGTGGTGGCTCCGTCGGGCGCGGGCATCCACGAGGTGGACGTCAAGATCGCCTGA
- a CDS encoding MCE family protein gives MERRRLRRGPPYKFVGLVTVLVMGLVGSLLHLQFRGELTPMTKLTMVAPRAGLVLDPGSKVTYNGVQIGRVAGISEITRHGGPAARVVLDIAPRYLKIIPANVAATVKATTVFGNKYVALSSPPQPAAQSITPSTVIDATSVTTEFNTVFETLTSIAEKVDPVKVNLTLSAAAQALTGLGEKFGASLLNGNTILDDVNPRMPEIRADIARLAALGETYANASPDLWDALAHTVTAARTLNRQQADLDAALLAAAGLGGAGADVFGRGGPYLARGATDLVTSSQLLDEYSPEIFCTIRNFAEVGPRIHNALGDNGYSLGAHAAGGITGAPNPYIWPENLPRTNARGGPGGRPGCWQTITRELWPAPFLVADTGASMAPYNHFELSSPLAVEHVWGRQWGDYTINP, from the coding sequence ATGGAACGTCGTCGCTTGCGGCGCGGGCCACCGTACAAATTCGTCGGCCTCGTGACGGTCCTCGTCATGGGGTTGGTCGGGTCGCTGCTGCACCTGCAGTTCCGCGGCGAACTCACGCCGATGACGAAGCTGACCATGGTGGCGCCCCGGGCCGGCTTGGTGCTGGATCCCGGCTCCAAGGTCACCTACAACGGGGTCCAGATCGGCCGGGTGGCCGGCATCTCCGAGATCACCCGCCACGGCGGGCCGGCCGCCAGAGTGGTGCTGGATATCGCCCCCAGGTACCTCAAGATCATCCCGGCCAACGTCGCGGCCACCGTCAAGGCGACGACGGTGTTCGGCAACAAATACGTCGCGTTGAGCTCGCCGCCTCAGCCAGCGGCACAATCGATCACACCCTCGACCGTGATCGACGCGACGTCGGTCACGACCGAATTCAACACCGTGTTCGAGACGCTCACGTCGATCGCGGAGAAGGTCGATCCGGTCAAGGTGAACCTGACGCTCAGCGCGGCGGCGCAAGCGCTGACCGGGCTGGGTGAAAAGTTCGGCGCCTCTTTGCTCAACGGCAACACGATCCTCGACGACGTCAATCCCCGGATGCCCGAAATACGGGCCGACATCGCGCGGTTGGCCGCCCTCGGCGAGACCTACGCCAACGCCTCGCCGGACCTATGGGACGCGCTGGCCCACACGGTGACCGCGGCACGCACGCTCAATCGCCAGCAAGCCGACCTGGACGCGGCGCTGCTGGCGGCGGCCGGCCTGGGCGGCGCGGGCGCCGACGTCTTCGGGCGCGGTGGCCCCTATTTGGCGCGGGGGGCCACCGACCTGGTCACCTCGAGCCAGCTGCTCGACGAGTACAGTCCGGAAATCTTCTGCACCATAAGGAACTTCGCCGAAGTCGGACCCAGAATTCACAACGCGCTCGGTGACAACGGCTACTCGCTCGGGGCCCACGCGGCCGGCGGGATCACCGGGGCGCCGAATCCGTACATCTGGCCGGAGAATCTGCCCAGGACCAACGCCCGGGGCGGTCCCGGCGGCCGGCCGGGCTGTTGGCAGACGATCACCCGAGAACTGTGGCCGGCCCCGTTCCTGGTGGCGGACACCGGCGCCAGCATGGCTCCCTACAACCACTTCGAACTCAGCTCGCCACTGGCGGTCGAGCACGTGTGGGGTAGGCAGTGGGGCGACTACACCATCAACCCGTGA